In Glycine max cultivar Williams 82 chromosome 4, Glycine_max_v4.0, whole genome shotgun sequence, the genomic stretch ATCAATTAACATGCGAAAATTTGGTTTCATATTATATTCTTAGAGTCACgttgaaatttcatttaattgaattttcatATGTTTCATTCtatgttaaaaaattgattttatgttagaATTAGTTATGAGTTAAACTGATGTTAagtagtttttgttttatataacaaattatactaaaattttattgtaaacttgattttataataaaaaatttaaatataaattatatcatttcaaactcaattttataaaaacaagtttactcaaataatttttcttaacatGGATCTAAACACACACTAAAAGGGATAGTTTTGTCTCACatgataattttatgattcaaataaaattgtttatcaTTAATGATACATGTGAtttgtaaaaggaaaataaaaagataaatttgacGGTGGATATATTAATATCAATAAGGTTTAATTAACAATGTGATCCCTATAATTACAACaacttttcttttcaatcaCAATAGTCTAAAACAtcatattgattcaaataattactattttttttaccctTCTTTTAGTTATCGTTGTCCACTAATCACCGTTTGAAACAAACGTACGTAGCAGGGCTCATTAATtgaaattcatatttatttcaaaaaatgtttGTTGACACTTAATGACAAGgctcaaaagagaaaaatgataagTACAGgggtcaaaaaaattaaatgtcacaaactatagaaactaaaaaagaaaattattacaactacaaaatataaatgaataattgaacctattaacaatttttttaatgtataatttttactGCAATCTTAAAACTACAAATATCAGCTATATTAATACTTAGGTACTATAcacattaatttctttaaaaacctAATCTACCTTTGAGTGTTcatgatcaaaataaatttttttaattaattgaaaactaGTATGTCagccattaatttttttctttctttctgaaaCTAGCGATTATGGAGGTtggatgtaaaataaaatttaaagaagcgACGGGTAAGAGATTATTGACAGTTGTGCATAATATTAAAAGGGTTGTTTCCTCATTAACTCTCACTCAGTGCCAGTCCATATGCCAGCCAGTTtggaaatatataatttttcttttccaaaccCCATTAAAACACTTCGGGCACCACCTTGCTTTCACACAGCTTGTCACTCTGAAGTGAGATCTCTCTCATTCACTCATCTCCCACTCCTCCCAATCCACTCTCATCCCTCTCCTCATGATAATTAATTGACTCATCGTCGTCATCAACAACTCTATCTAATTCGAACacaattttcttctctgtgaGCTAATAACAATGCAAGACGCAATTGGGATTCCAGCATGCTTCTCTTCTGCATTGAAATCGAGTGATGATCACACAACCGTGACCCGTTCAGGCCAGAGCGTGCACATGTCCGTGTACAGAACAAAGATTGCTGACCAGTGCCGCTTGATCACCATCACATGGTGCAAAAACATGATACTCCATGGGCTTTCGGTGTCAGTGGAAGGCCCAGAAGGAAAGGCCCAATACTGCTGCAAGGTGGAGCTGAAGCCATGGTATTTTTGGAGAAAACAAGGTTCCAAGCGCTTCATCGTACACGGTAACAAACCCGTTGACGTTTTCTGGGACCTTAAAGGTGCAAAATTCAACGGCGAGACAGAACCAACCTCGGAGTACTACGTTGCCGTGGTGTGCGACCAAGAGGTCGTGCTTCTGATCggtgatttaaaaaaagaagcttaTAGAAGAACTGGGTGCAGACCAGCACTCATTGACCCAATTCTGGTTTCGAAAAAAGAACACATTTTTGGGAAGAGAAAGTTCTCTACAAGAGCCAAGTTTCACGAGAAGGGTAGGTGCCATGAGATCTCAATTGAGTGCAAGAGCAACAATATTGGAGGAGATGGAGATAAGATTCAGCCAGAGATGGAGATAAGACTCGATGGGCACGTGGTGATCCAC encodes the following:
- the LOC100813254 gene encoding uncharacterized protein, whose product is MQDAIGIPACFSSALKSSDDHTTVTRSGQSVHMSVYRTKIADQCRLITITWCKNMILHGLSVSVEGPEGKAQYCCKVELKPWYFWRKQGSKRFIVHGNKPVDVFWDLKGAKFNGETEPTSEYYVAVVCDQEVVLLIGDLKKEAYRRTGCRPALIDPILVSKKEHIFGKRKFSTRAKFHEKGRCHEISIECKSNNIGGDGDKIQPEMEIRLDGHVVIHVKRLQWKFRGNESIHLNKMRVEVYWDVHDWLFSPGLKHALFIFKPVLSSSNISMSSSHSISSSSSPLSLSLSSSSTPLSTQTGRSGSLEGCSVSEASAFCLFLYAWKVE